The Brassica napus cultivar Da-Ae chromosome C7, Da-Ae, whole genome shotgun sequence genomic interval attaatagaagatattggattttgagtttgtatttattgatttatttttttataaagcttagaaaatcaatgggatgattggttggttgatacatcctataaagaaaacgaaaactataggtggtttgaatattgtacatcgatcaATGCATGATGttagttgactatataaaacttgaacatgatcatttcaaactaaagtataggtaggttatatgcatttgttatattgtagttaatatattttaaatattacataagtcaaatgattcacgttttcgtaaaaataaaattcaagttcattattgggccgTACTCGTACGTAAaaagctacgttaaatatgatgtatttttaggttcatttaatgacattaagtttaaatttgattaagaaaaactcattaatttaactggaaaagacaagcattaaaataggtaggtttatttaatgacattaagtttaaatttgattaaggaaaactcattaatttaactggaaaagacaagcattaaaataggtagtttaatttaattctcaaaggcatggaagtgtaaataagttagaaaatttaggggtatttttaatgggtacttctctttaaATAATAGAGATACAATGCCACTGAAAcaattaataaacttaaatctaaattaattttttttctaaatctatTCCACAACAAATTCATGTTAAATATTACACTTAATGCACAGTAATACTATAAACCTTAATATGTAAAGTTGAAAACCTCTTTTCATAAACTTGTGGTATTATCCtctattaaataatgtttattacatttttcaaaattttattgttaatgaaatcaattaacaatattttaaaaaaattaaagaatatgCGGTATTTgagaataaaaacttaataatgaGAACATATTTAAAAAGATTCATTTTACCTGATAATTCTAAATTTGTAccttattaaatttttcaaataacCAATTTGACTAATCTATTTAATTGACGATattgttttagatatatataactaaaatgctattgaaaaattatttttaaattatgtatgatATTACATATGTTCAATTGAATTTTACCTTAAATTACTTTTCTTTAGTAAGGATTTGAAATATTAGATTTGGTAATAACATGTACATTTAAttattagtattaaaaaaattaaaaacacctAAGATTTTTCTTATGAGAAAATGTAATAGGAAAAGtttcaaaagaatatttttcaagttttgtatataaagaaaaacatttagacAAGATAACAACgttctaaaaaaagaaaaaaaagttcaaataaaataaaaatcctacatataataaaatgttaaagttAATAAGTTAAAACCtactttattaaaatagaagtacaaatAAGAAATAACCCTAAGACTTAACTTAATTACAATACAATGCCACTGAAgtaattaataaacttaaattaaaattgtttttttcctaAATCTATTCCACaacaaattcatgataaatattACACTTAATGCACATTAATACTATAAACCTTAATATATAAAGTAGAAAACCTCTCTCCATAAATTCATGGGTATTATCCTCgattaaataatgtttattacatttttcaaaattttattgttaatgaaatcaattaacaatatttaaaaaaattaaaggataTGCCGTATTTGGGAATAAAAACTTAACAATGAGAACATATTTAAAAGATCCATTTTACTTGATAATTCTAAATTTGTacctaattaaaattttcaaataaccaatttgactaatttatttaattgacgatattgttttagatatatatatatataactaaaatactattagaaaattattttaaattatgtataatattacatatgttcaattgaattttaccttaaattatttttctttagtaaGGATTTGAAATATTAGATTTGGTAATAACATCAACATTTaagtattattattaaaaaaattaaaaacacctAAGATTTTTCTTGTGAGAATATTGTAATAGGAAAAATTTCATAAGAATATTCTTCAAGTTTTGTATGTAAAAAACATTTAGACAAGAtaacaatgttttaaaaaaaagaaaaaaagtttaaataaaataaaaatcctacgtataataaaatgttaaagtcaataagttaaaataaaatcaatttgataataatataaatacaagaaATGCAATTACTCATTCTAACAAATTACTCATTTTaataagtataatataaatatttttgctaaaaatgCATGACGAATATTATATATCGGGTTgggaaattaaaaattaagactaCTTATATAACGGGTTggaaatttaaatatagttatCATTTATGACCAAAAACCTATCAAAACAtgtcaaatattattttcaaatatatatgttagtttatggaaaacacacacataaactaaaaataaactaaacatatatattttaattattatgcgtaatgtcataataaaaaatacataatacgtaaaaaataaatatatattatattatttatagaaaaaagtaaatttctaaaaaatgaaaaagtggtttctttttttttactggaAACCCAAAtgttgtaaataattatttccaacGCGTATCAAACCCGACCAATGAAAGGCTACTAGCATTTCCTTTACCACTAGCCAACTCGATATcggataaataaaaatgatatcggttaaataaaaacaaatattcgcgtgatatttacatttacagttatataaatcattttacttttactattaGTGGAATTATGTAATAgcaatatatgtattatgtgatgtatttttatcaccattttattataatttttatagattatataattgtgtaaaaaatatttagttacattatgtaaacaaaaaaaaacatccagTTATACTTAAATGGGGTTGTAAAAGTCGGCCCATTGGATCAGATTATTCTGTTCGGGTCGGGTTGATTTTACCCGACCCATAATGATTATCCTTGTAGCTTGCTTTGGCCAATCGTTTGTTTTCCAAATCTCACATGATGGCGAGACTCTTGGTCTCTATCCCTATGCAAACCACCACACAAACGGTCTTTCCGGCGTTTGCATCGCCGTTATTTCCGCCGCCGGGGAATAATTTACTAGGAGGAGCGGGGGGATTATGCCTTAACCGGAGAAACAGAGACTGTTCCTACGTGGCAAGAGCAGGGCCGAGTACGAGTAGCTACTTGCTCGCGTTCGCAATACCAGCTACTCTTATTGCTGCAACCGTCTTCACTTCAGCCAGAATCGCTGATAAGCTTGACGATGATTTCCTTGAGGATGTAAGATCTTTGCCAGTTCTTGAGTTTTGGGTCGAACTGGTTCTACTGTTCTTGAATTTATGTTTAAGCAATGATATGATGTAGATATGATCCATATgctttcataaaaataaatatattattacatcCTTGCATTTTCCGACATAACTGGATCTCTGTGTCTGTGATAAATCGGCTAAAGTGTTTGCTTAGTAAAAGTGTAATAACCACTAAtgcataactaagcaagaagcTCTTTCTGTACATGAGCTGAATCGAAACAAGAAATGGTCTGTAAATCTAACAGCATATataattcttcttctttttttttctgcagaTTGCGTTGAACCAAGCAATAAAAGCAGCAGAAGAGGGAGATAATGCTGAAGGTGAAATCTCGCTGGACGATGTGATTAAAGAACCTGTCCTTCAACGAACCCGTAAACGTCCTAAGCGTGAAGTTTAAGccaaaaacacacacatatataagcTTCTTCTTAAGGAGAGATTCTCCAATGTAGTATGTTGTGTTTGTATAAGGATGTAAGCTTGTAGTAGTCTTCCTGgtcacatttataattttatatagttGTAGTTACTTAAATTTTTCCAAAATATCATTTGTATAAtaacatgatgatgaatcaaatACCTCATTCTGACGGTTCTATGCCATTTGTTTGTGCCCAAGCTTTCTATAACAATGGAAGAAGTATAAGGGTATATAGCTTAAAATACGGTATCGGGCTAACTGACCAAGTACAATATCTTATTGGGCTTTAAGGCCCATTTGAGTATCCATTTACCAGATTTGAGAAGTAGCGTGCAAGTAGAATTTGTCTCTTCCCTTCAAATCGACGTCTGTGTTGAGGTTGAGTCGCGTCGCGTTttcattctacatttttttttccccCAAACGAGCAAGACACACCAGCTAAACGCCACATAGCGTTAGATCCAAGGATAGAGAGAGATAGCGACGTATAGGTTTTCAATCAATTAGTCTACAGAGATCAACGACGCGACGCGCCACTCGATTTCAGCTCCGCTCGACCGATCTCGGGTATGGTTTAGCTCACTTTCGTgttttctccaccaaattacCGAACTTCTTTGTGAAATTTGATCTTGTATTGCGCCTTTCGGAATCTGTAGATTGGTATGTTGTTTTTATGCGCAAgccttttgattttcaaaaggGATTTTACAATTTGGTGTCGGTGCGGTATGATATTATTGCAAGTTTGTGAATTGagctccattttttttttttttttttgcttcagtAGAAGGTTCAAACCATGGTGATCTAGACTTGGTGGTGATACACAAAAGATTTATTGTGGGAACGAGAAGAGAGTGAATCCAATGGATAAGAAAAAGAACCGTGCTGATCCACTTGCTGCTGGGCGCCAAAAGGTTAGTTATTGGGTGAACTTGCATTTTATCAATGAATGTCAATGCAAATaattaggaatttttttttgggtctaagTTCATAGTTGAGAAGGAATAAATGATAAACGTGGTTTTTTTAAAAGCCTAGAAATTTGATTGCTTGTTCTTGCCTTGGTTAAtcactaagttttttttttttaaattgtttcagCTTCAACAGTTTCGTCAAAAGAAGGCTGATAAAAACACTGATCATAAAAAAGACCCCAAGGGCAGTACGAGCAAAGGAAAATCCTCCAAAAAGTCTGGTAAATCTGAGAAGCATGAGGGGAAATTTGACAAAAGTGCTGTCAGTGACGAGGCAGAAGCTCTGTCGGCAGGAGGAGCTATTGTTGATGAGGTTGTTGATTCTCCACAAACTTCTGCAGATGCATTATCTAACGAGTATGTTCTAGTCCATGGTTCATCATCGGAACCTGATACCCTCCAGATAGGAAACACCACAGCAACTTCTGATAGTGGAGCTGAGCTGGGAAAAGATACTGGCATATCATTATCCACAGTAGACGAGAATATGAAGAGCATCGACATCACAGCGGCTGGCGCAGTAGATTCTGTGACATCTGACCGTGCCGATTCTGAGAAGGGAGTTACACATGACGATGCATCTATTAGTGTCGACGGAGTCTTTGCTACTTCTGGAGACCTAGCGGAGGGGGAAGGAGTTGAAGTTGAATATGGGAATGTGGAAAAGCCTCATCAGCCATCCTCTTCGCCGGAATTTATTCCTGATGTTTCCTTGAGTGGTGCAAGGGGAGATCAGGTAACTGATGTAGGTTGTTCTCTCCTTCTCTTCATGCTTCGCTCTTTATCggtttctttatttctttttctttgataGGGATGAAGTGGTTAGGTCGATGGCATGCGTCCTTTTGATGTATAATTCTGTTTTCATTTGTTTCTGTTTAGGGGAAATGCAAGAAGACCGTGATTCACAGAAGGAACAGTTTTCTGAAGCATCTGCAAAGGCAGATGTGGATTGGATTGTAACTGAAGAGAGGCAAGCAAGCTATCCAGCCGTTGTGGATTCATCTGCTTCACCGTCTCACTTTTCAGAGGGACCATCAGCTGCAATTGATTCAGTTGAATTGGAAGGAACAACTGGTGAAATCAGAAGCCAGCTGATTAGGGAAGCTGCAGAGCTTAGTGAAGAGAAACCAGAGTCGTCTATTGGTTTTCATAATGACAGAGATCACGTGCTTTCCACTGAACCTGAGGATAGCTCTAATCAGCTGCAATTACCTCAGAGCGTCAGTACATCTGGATTATTGAGCCATGAGGAACCTTGTAAACAGGATACACTAAATCCATCCGGAGAAGTTTCTGCTGCCCATGTTCATGAAGGGCGCTCAGTTAGCTTCCTACAGCTTATGGAAATTGTACAGGCACTTGGACAAGATGAATTTCAAGTGTTGTGCACCGCAAGAGAGGCTGCTTCCTCTACCGATCCAGGAACAAGTTCGTTGGAGCGATTAAGAGAACAATTGTTTGTTTCCCGTAGCATGGAAGATATACTCCATGTGCAACTTACAGAACAGTCTCATCTTCAAAACGAGTTTGATCATCAACATAACCAATTGGTAGCTGAATTATCACAGCTTCGTGCATCATATAATGCGTTGACAGAAAGGAATGATTCTCTTGTTGAGGAACTATCAGAGTGCCAGTCTAACCTCTATGCTGCGACAAGCTCGAATGAGAAGCTCAAAAATCAGCTTCTTGCTACAGAAGCACAAGTGGAGGCTTTCACTGCTAAGATGAATGAGCTGCAGAGTAGCTTAGAAAAGTCCCTATTGGATCTATCTGAGGCGAAAGAAAAGGTCATCAATCTTCAGGTGGAGAATGATACGTATGGTGCAATTCTTTCTTCTTGGAATGATGAGAAAAAGGAACTTTTTGAGGAAACAGAATCCAAGAACTATGAGATTAAGCATCTTTTATCTGAGTTATGCAATTGCAAGAACTCGGAGGCTATACTAAAGGCAGAAGTTGAGCGATTGGAAAAAACTATTGGTCCATTGACAGATGAGAAGGTAAATCTTGTCGAGgaaaaatataatgtattgGGTGAGGCAGAGAAGTTACAGGAAGAATTGGCAAATTGTAAGACTTTGATCACCTTGCAAGAAGtggaaaattcaaatataaGGGAGACGCTTTCTTCACTGACAGGCCACCTGACTAAACTTGAAGAGGATAACCTGCATCTCACAGAAGAAAATGAGAAATCACATCTAGAACGGAGTGCATATCTGATCTCGGAGACTTATTTATTGTCCGAGTATTCCAATCTAAAGGAAGGGTATTCTTTGCTGAATAATAAACTATTAAAGTTTCAAGAAGAGAAGGAACATTTGGTTGAGGACAATGATAAACTTACGCATGATCTTCTTATTCTTCAAGAGCGTATGTCTACTGTACAAGAAGAGCGGATTCACCTAGCAGCTGAGTTAGGAGAAGCGGTAGCCCGCCTTGATAAGTTGACTGAAGAAAAAACATCTCTGAGTAGCAGCATCGAGGTAGAAAAAACTGGAATTGTAGACATTGGT includes:
- the BNAC07G43330D gene encoding uncharacterized protein BNAC07G43330D: MMARLLVSIPMQTTTQTVFPAFASPLFPPPGNNLLGGAGGLCLNRRNRDCSYVARAGPSTSSYLLAFAIPATLIAATVFTSARIADKLDDDFLEDIALNQAIKAAEEGDNAEGEISLDDVIKEPVLQRTRKRPKREV